One Odontesthes bonariensis isolate fOdoBon6 chromosome 17, fOdoBon6.hap1, whole genome shotgun sequence genomic window carries:
- the LOC142365821 gene encoding regulator of G-protein signaling 6-like isoform X2, whose protein sequence is MAEGSKDQGCTGTTDPEEDSPNMIVYRKIEDIVTRIQDEKSGGVAIRTVKSFLSKIPSVVSGADIVQWLMKNLSIEDPAEAIHLGSLIAAHGYIFPISDHVLTLKDDGTLYRFQSPYFWPSNCWEPENTDYAIYLCKRTMQNKARLELADYEAENLARLQRAFARKWEFIFMQAEAQVKIDRKKDKAERKILDSQERAFWDVHRPVPGCVNTTEMDIRKCRREKNPHRVKKSVYGVPDDGQSQPSPIHISSQPPRKPTKEDVQKEITFLNIQLDRHCMKVSKVADSLMSYTEQFMEYDPFGSAVEPSNPWINDDTTFWDLEASRDPSQQRVKKWGFSLEEALKDPAGRDQFLKFLESEFSSENLRFWLAVQDLKRRPLQEVSSRAQEIWQEFLAEGAPSSINLDSHSYERTSQNLKDPGRYSYEDAQEHIFKLMKSDSYARFLRSNIYQDLLLARKKGKSLTGKRLTGLMQSS, encoded by the exons ATTGAAGACATTGTTACACGAATACAAGATGAGAAATCAGGAGGTGTCGCTATCCGGACCGTCAAAAGCTTCCTCTCCAAGATCCCAAGTGTGGTGTcag GGGCGGACATTGTTCAGTGGCTGATGAAAAACCTCTCCATCGAGGACCCAG CTGAAGCCATCCACCTCGGGAGTCTGATCGCAGCCCATGGCTACATCTTTCCCATCTCTGACCACGTTCTGACACTAAAGGATGATGGAACCCTTTATCGCTTTCAG TCTCCATACTTTTGGCCTTCGAACTGTTGGGAACCTGAGAACACCGACTATG CCATTTACCTGTGCAAGCGCACCATGCAGAATAAAGCCAGGCTTGAGCTCGCTGACTATGAGGCT GAGAACCTTGCCCGGCTGCAGAGGGCTTTTGCCAGGAAGTGGGAATTTATCTTCATGCAAGCTGAAGCTCAAGTCAA GATTGACAGGAAGAAGGACAAGGCAGAGAGGAAGATCCTTGACAGCCAGGAGAGGGCGTTCTGGGATGTTCATCGGCCCGTG CCGGGTTGTGTCAACACCACAGAGATGGACATCCGCAAGTGCCGAAGAGAGAAGAACCCACACAGGGTGAAAAAG TCAGTCTATGGAGTACCAGATGATGGCCAGAGCCAGCCGAGTCCCATCCACATCAGCTCCCAGCCGCCCAGAAAGCCCACCAAAGAGGATGTTCAGAAAGAG ATTACCTTCTTGAACATCCAGCTGGACAGACACTGTATGAAGGTTTCCAAAGTGGCTGACAGTCTGATGAGCTACACAGAGCAGTTCATGGAGTATGACCCCTTCGGGTCGGCTGTAGAGCCCTCCAACCCCTGGATCAATGACGACACTACCTTCTGGGATTTGGAGGCAAG TCGAGACCCCAGCCAGCAGCGGGTGAAGAAATGGGGCTtttccctggaggaggcactgaaGGATCCAGCAGGACGAGACCAATTCCTGAAGTTCCTGGAGTCAGAGTTCAGCTCAGAGAACCTGCG GTTCTGGTTGGCAGTGCAGGATTTGAAGCGAAGGCCACTCCAGGAAGTGTCCTCCAGGGCTCAGGAGATCTGGCAGGAATTTCTGGCTGAGGGAGCGCCGAGCTCCATCAACCTGGACTCTCATAGCTACGAGCGAACCAGCCAGAACCTCAAAGACCCCGGACGATACAGCTATGAGGATGCTCAG GAGCACATATTCAAGCTAATGAAAAGTGACAGCTATGCACGCTTTTTGAGATCCAACATCTACCAAGACCTCTTGTTGGCCAGGAAGAAG